From Carya illinoinensis cultivar Pawnee chromosome 5, C.illinoinensisPawnee_v1, whole genome shotgun sequence, one genomic window encodes:
- the LOC122311640 gene encoding histone-lysine N-methyltransferase, H3 lysine-9 specific SUVH4-like isoform X1, with the protein MVVVKDSGGNIAKKNVGQSGKKIEPKSPVRRSPRLQKLQRMATPRLQKTLEDQKPLGGCKRKRLSDGLKDQVSEKMTEAGFVEDIVCTSDPRTGHNSGCPPQVDDWNKSAANVKRTLRIFNRFYLRFVQEEDKRCKKPKNGNASDDSLRRCSKRPDLKAISEMVKSNKILYPKKIGHLPGINVGHQFFSRVEMVAVGLHGLWLSGIDYIGESCKMKEYRNFTLPLAVSIVLSGQYEDDVDNSEEVVYTGQGGNDLLGNKRQIKDQVMCRGNLALKNSMDQDVSVRVIRGHKCASGNIRKVYTYDGLYKVDHYWKERGVAGFIVFKYRLKRIEGQPKLLTNLVSFARQQVSRGHSESDGLVCKDICGGQENLCIPASNENDVPPVAPSGFEYIKSIKVAHNVTMPPNAPGCNCKGKCTNAEKCYCARLNGGDFPYVRQDGGRLVEPRDVVYECGPRCGCGPNCVNRTSQQGMKYQLEVYRTENKGWAVRSRDFIPSGAPVCEYVGILRKNCELDSVSGNDYIFDIDCWQTINGIGGRERRSCDASTRLSNHAKEIYDQISESEPEFCIDAGASGNVSRFINHGCEPNLFVQCVLSSHHDVRLARVMLFAADDIVPMQELTYDYGYELDSVIGPDGKIITMPCYCGAGDCRKRLY; encoded by the exons ATGGTCGTAGTAAAGGATTCTGGTGGTAATATTGCGAAGAAGAATGTTGGGCAAAGTGGTAAAAAAATCGAACCGAAGAGTCCGGTGCGACGTAGCCCAAGACTACAAAAATTACAGCGAATGGCTACTCCAAGGCTTCAAAAGACACTGGAGGATCAAAAGCCTCTCGGTGGTTGTAAGAGAAAGAGATTATCTGATGGCCTTAAAGATCAAGTTAGCGAGAAGATGACTGAAGCGGGGTTTGTGGAAGACATTGTCTGTACAAGTGATCCGAGGACAGGTCATAACTCTGGTTGTCCTCCTCAAGTTGATGATTGGAATAAAAGCGCTGCAAACGTGAAAAGGACACTTAGAATTTTTAACAGGTTTTATCTTCGCTTTGTTCAG GAAGAGGATAAGAGGTGCAAGAAGCCTAAG AATGGGAATGCATCTGATGATTCTCTTAGGAGATGTTCAAAGCGACCTGATTTGAAAGCAATTTCCGAG ATGGTGAagtcaaataaaattttgtaccCTAAGAAAATAGGTCATCTACCGG GTATTAATGTTGGACATCAATTCTTTTCACGGGTTGAAATGGTGGCCGTAGGTCTTCATGGACTCTGGTTGAGTGGAATTGATTATATTGGAGAATCTTGTAAAATG AAGGAGTACAGGAACTTTACCTTGCCACTTGCTGTTTCAATTGTCTTGTCTGGCCAATATGAAGATGATGTTGATAATTCTGAAGAAGTTGTGTATACGGGTCAAGGTGGAAATGATTTGCTTGGAAATAAACGTCAAATCAAAGATCAAGTTATGTGTCGTGGTAATTTGGCTCTTAAG AACAGCATGGATCAAGATGTATCTGTTCGAGTGATCCGTGGACATAAATGTGCTAGTGGTAATATTCGCAAAGTTTACACATATGATGGTTTGTACAAG GTTGATCATTATTGGAAAGAGAGAGGTGTTGCTGGATTTATTGTTTTCAAGTACCGTTTAAAGCGAATTGAAGGACAGCCCAAATTGctcacaaatctg GTTAGTTTTGCTCGGCAGCAAGTCTCTAGAGGTCATTCTGAATCAGATGG ATTGGTGTGCAAGGACATCTGCGGTGGTCAGGAAAATTTATGTATTCCTGCTTCAAACGAAAATGATGTTCCTCCAGTTGCACCCTCAG GGTTTGAATATATCAAGTCTATCAAAGTTGCGCACAATGTAACTATGCCCCCAAATGCTCCTGGTTGCAATTGCAAAGGAAAATGTACCAATGCTGAGAAGTGTTATTGTGCTCGACTTAATGGCGGTGATTTCCCATATGTGCGCCAAGATGGTGGCAG ATTAGTTGAACCAAGGGATGTTGTGTACGAATGTGGTCCAAGATGTGGCTGTGGACCAAATTGTGTCAATCGTACTTCTCAGCAGGGAATGAAGTACCAACTTGAG GTCTATCGCACAGAGAATAAAGGCTGGGCAGTTAGGTCTAGGGACTTTATTCCTTCTGGTGCACCAGTTTGTGAATATGTTGGAATTCTCAGGAAAAATTGCGAATTAGACAGTGTCTCTGGGAATGACTATATATTTGATATTGATTGCTGGCAAACAATTAACGGGATAGGAGGAAGAGAG AGGCGATCATGTGATGCATCTACACGTTTAAGTAATCATGCTAAGGAAATATATGACCAGATATCTGAAAGTGAGCCTGAATTTTGCATAGATGCAGGTGCTTCTGGCAATGTTTCCAGATTCATTAATCATGGTTGCGAGCCTAATCTCTTTGTTCAGTGTGTTTTGAGTTCTCACCATGATGTTAGACTTGCGCGAGTGATGTTATTTGCTGCAGATGACATAGTCCCTATGCAG GAACTCACTTATGACTATGGATACGAACTTGATAGTGTTATTGGGCCTGATGGAAAAATAATCACTATGCCATGCTACTGTGGTGCAGGCGACTGTCGAAAGCGTTTGTACTAG
- the LOC122311640 gene encoding histone-lysine N-methyltransferase, H3 lysine-9 specific SUVH4-like isoform X2 — MATPRLQKTLEDQKPLGGCKRKRLSDGLKDQVSEKMTEAGFVEDIVCTSDPRTGHNSGCPPQVDDWNKSAANVKRTLRIFNRFYLRFVQEEDKRCKKPKNGNASDDSLRRCSKRPDLKAISEMVKSNKILYPKKIGHLPGINVGHQFFSRVEMVAVGLHGLWLSGIDYIGESCKMKEYRNFTLPLAVSIVLSGQYEDDVDNSEEVVYTGQGGNDLLGNKRQIKDQVMCRGNLALKNSMDQDVSVRVIRGHKCASGNIRKVYTYDGLYKVDHYWKERGVAGFIVFKYRLKRIEGQPKLLTNLVSFARQQVSRGHSESDGLVCKDICGGQENLCIPASNENDVPPVAPSGFEYIKSIKVAHNVTMPPNAPGCNCKGKCTNAEKCYCARLNGGDFPYVRQDGGRLVEPRDVVYECGPRCGCGPNCVNRTSQQGMKYQLEVYRTENKGWAVRSRDFIPSGAPVCEYVGILRKNCELDSVSGNDYIFDIDCWQTINGIGGRERRSCDASTRLSNHAKEIYDQISESEPEFCIDAGASGNVSRFINHGCEPNLFVQCVLSSHHDVRLARVMLFAADDIVPMQELTYDYGYELDSVIGPDGKIITMPCYCGAGDCRKRLY, encoded by the exons ATGGCTACTCCAAGGCTTCAAAAGACACTGGAGGATCAAAAGCCTCTCGGTGGTTGTAAGAGAAAGAGATTATCTGATGGCCTTAAAGATCAAGTTAGCGAGAAGATGACTGAAGCGGGGTTTGTGGAAGACATTGTCTGTACAAGTGATCCGAGGACAGGTCATAACTCTGGTTGTCCTCCTCAAGTTGATGATTGGAATAAAAGCGCTGCAAACGTGAAAAGGACACTTAGAATTTTTAACAGGTTTTATCTTCGCTTTGTTCAG GAAGAGGATAAGAGGTGCAAGAAGCCTAAG AATGGGAATGCATCTGATGATTCTCTTAGGAGATGTTCAAAGCGACCTGATTTGAAAGCAATTTCCGAG ATGGTGAagtcaaataaaattttgtaccCTAAGAAAATAGGTCATCTACCGG GTATTAATGTTGGACATCAATTCTTTTCACGGGTTGAAATGGTGGCCGTAGGTCTTCATGGACTCTGGTTGAGTGGAATTGATTATATTGGAGAATCTTGTAAAATG AAGGAGTACAGGAACTTTACCTTGCCACTTGCTGTTTCAATTGTCTTGTCTGGCCAATATGAAGATGATGTTGATAATTCTGAAGAAGTTGTGTATACGGGTCAAGGTGGAAATGATTTGCTTGGAAATAAACGTCAAATCAAAGATCAAGTTATGTGTCGTGGTAATTTGGCTCTTAAG AACAGCATGGATCAAGATGTATCTGTTCGAGTGATCCGTGGACATAAATGTGCTAGTGGTAATATTCGCAAAGTTTACACATATGATGGTTTGTACAAG GTTGATCATTATTGGAAAGAGAGAGGTGTTGCTGGATTTATTGTTTTCAAGTACCGTTTAAAGCGAATTGAAGGACAGCCCAAATTGctcacaaatctg GTTAGTTTTGCTCGGCAGCAAGTCTCTAGAGGTCATTCTGAATCAGATGG ATTGGTGTGCAAGGACATCTGCGGTGGTCAGGAAAATTTATGTATTCCTGCTTCAAACGAAAATGATGTTCCTCCAGTTGCACCCTCAG GGTTTGAATATATCAAGTCTATCAAAGTTGCGCACAATGTAACTATGCCCCCAAATGCTCCTGGTTGCAATTGCAAAGGAAAATGTACCAATGCTGAGAAGTGTTATTGTGCTCGACTTAATGGCGGTGATTTCCCATATGTGCGCCAAGATGGTGGCAG ATTAGTTGAACCAAGGGATGTTGTGTACGAATGTGGTCCAAGATGTGGCTGTGGACCAAATTGTGTCAATCGTACTTCTCAGCAGGGAATGAAGTACCAACTTGAG GTCTATCGCACAGAGAATAAAGGCTGGGCAGTTAGGTCTAGGGACTTTATTCCTTCTGGTGCACCAGTTTGTGAATATGTTGGAATTCTCAGGAAAAATTGCGAATTAGACAGTGTCTCTGGGAATGACTATATATTTGATATTGATTGCTGGCAAACAATTAACGGGATAGGAGGAAGAGAG AGGCGATCATGTGATGCATCTACACGTTTAAGTAATCATGCTAAGGAAATATATGACCAGATATCTGAAAGTGAGCCTGAATTTTGCATAGATGCAGGTGCTTCTGGCAATGTTTCCAGATTCATTAATCATGGTTGCGAGCCTAATCTCTTTGTTCAGTGTGTTTTGAGTTCTCACCATGATGTTAGACTTGCGCGAGTGATGTTATTTGCTGCAGATGACATAGTCCCTATGCAG GAACTCACTTATGACTATGGATACGAACTTGATAGTGTTATTGGGCCTGATGGAAAAATAATCACTATGCCATGCTACTGTGGTGCAGGCGACTGTCGAAAGCGTTTGTACTAG
- the LOC122311640 gene encoding histone-lysine N-methyltransferase, H3 lysine-9 specific SUVH4-like isoform X4, which produces MVKSNKILYPKKIGHLPGINVGHQFFSRVEMVAVGLHGLWLSGIDYIGESCKMKEYRNFTLPLAVSIVLSGQYEDDVDNSEEVVYTGQGGNDLLGNKRQIKDQVMCRGNLALKNSMDQDVSVRVIRGHKCASGNIRKVYTYDGLYKVDHYWKERGVAGFIVFKYRLKRIEGQPKLLTNLVSFARQQVSRGHSESDGLVCKDICGGQENLCIPASNENDVPPVAPSGFEYIKSIKVAHNVTMPPNAPGCNCKGKCTNAEKCYCARLNGGDFPYVRQDGGRLVEPRDVVYECGPRCGCGPNCVNRTSQQGMKYQLEVYRTENKGWAVRSRDFIPSGAPVCEYVGILRKNCELDSVSGNDYIFDIDCWQTINGIGGRERRSCDASTRLSNHAKEIYDQISESEPEFCIDAGASGNVSRFINHGCEPNLFVQCVLSSHHDVRLARVMLFAADDIVPMQELTYDYGYELDSVIGPDGKIITMPCYCGAGDCRKRLY; this is translated from the exons ATGGTGAagtcaaataaaattttgtaccCTAAGAAAATAGGTCATCTACCGG GTATTAATGTTGGACATCAATTCTTTTCACGGGTTGAAATGGTGGCCGTAGGTCTTCATGGACTCTGGTTGAGTGGAATTGATTATATTGGAGAATCTTGTAAAATG AAGGAGTACAGGAACTTTACCTTGCCACTTGCTGTTTCAATTGTCTTGTCTGGCCAATATGAAGATGATGTTGATAATTCTGAAGAAGTTGTGTATACGGGTCAAGGTGGAAATGATTTGCTTGGAAATAAACGTCAAATCAAAGATCAAGTTATGTGTCGTGGTAATTTGGCTCTTAAG AACAGCATGGATCAAGATGTATCTGTTCGAGTGATCCGTGGACATAAATGTGCTAGTGGTAATATTCGCAAAGTTTACACATATGATGGTTTGTACAAG GTTGATCATTATTGGAAAGAGAGAGGTGTTGCTGGATTTATTGTTTTCAAGTACCGTTTAAAGCGAATTGAAGGACAGCCCAAATTGctcacaaatctg GTTAGTTTTGCTCGGCAGCAAGTCTCTAGAGGTCATTCTGAATCAGATGG ATTGGTGTGCAAGGACATCTGCGGTGGTCAGGAAAATTTATGTATTCCTGCTTCAAACGAAAATGATGTTCCTCCAGTTGCACCCTCAG GGTTTGAATATATCAAGTCTATCAAAGTTGCGCACAATGTAACTATGCCCCCAAATGCTCCTGGTTGCAATTGCAAAGGAAAATGTACCAATGCTGAGAAGTGTTATTGTGCTCGACTTAATGGCGGTGATTTCCCATATGTGCGCCAAGATGGTGGCAG ATTAGTTGAACCAAGGGATGTTGTGTACGAATGTGGTCCAAGATGTGGCTGTGGACCAAATTGTGTCAATCGTACTTCTCAGCAGGGAATGAAGTACCAACTTGAG GTCTATCGCACAGAGAATAAAGGCTGGGCAGTTAGGTCTAGGGACTTTATTCCTTCTGGTGCACCAGTTTGTGAATATGTTGGAATTCTCAGGAAAAATTGCGAATTAGACAGTGTCTCTGGGAATGACTATATATTTGATATTGATTGCTGGCAAACAATTAACGGGATAGGAGGAAGAGAG AGGCGATCATGTGATGCATCTACACGTTTAAGTAATCATGCTAAGGAAATATATGACCAGATATCTGAAAGTGAGCCTGAATTTTGCATAGATGCAGGTGCTTCTGGCAATGTTTCCAGATTCATTAATCATGGTTGCGAGCCTAATCTCTTTGTTCAGTGTGTTTTGAGTTCTCACCATGATGTTAGACTTGCGCGAGTGATGTTATTTGCTGCAGATGACATAGTCCCTATGCAG GAACTCACTTATGACTATGGATACGAACTTGATAGTGTTATTGGGCCTGATGGAAAAATAATCACTATGCCATGCTACTGTGGTGCAGGCGACTGTCGAAAGCGTTTGTACTAG
- the LOC122311640 gene encoding histone-lysine N-methyltransferase, H3 lysine-9 specific SUVH4-like isoform X3: MVVVKDSGGNIAKKNVGQSGKKIEPKSPVRRSPRLQKLQRMATPRLQKTLEDQKPLGGCKRKRLSDGLKDQVSEKMTEAGFVEDIVCTSDPRTGHNSGCPPQVDDWNKSAANVKRTLRIFNRFYLRFVQEEDKRCKKPKNGNASDDSLRRCSKRPDLKAISEMVKSNKILYPKKIGHLPGINVGHQFFSRVEMVAVGLHGLWLSGIDYIGESCKMKEYRNFTLPLAVSIVLSGQYEDDVDNSEEVVYTGQGGNDLLGNKRQIKDQVMCRGNLALKNSMDQDVSVRVIRGHKCASGNIRKVYTYDGLYKVDHYWKERGVAGFIVFKYRLKRIEGQPKLLTNLVSFARQQVSRGHSESDGLVCKDICGGQENLCIPASNENDVPPVAPSGFEYIKSIKVAHNVTMPPNAPGCNCKGKCTNAEKCYCARLNGGDFPYVRQDGGRLVEPRDVVYECGPRCGCGPNCVNRTSQQGMKYQLEVYRTENKGWAVRSRDFIPSGAPVCEYVGILRKNCELDSVSGNDYIFDIDCWQTINGIGGREVPIQGDHVMHLHV, translated from the exons ATGGTCGTAGTAAAGGATTCTGGTGGTAATATTGCGAAGAAGAATGTTGGGCAAAGTGGTAAAAAAATCGAACCGAAGAGTCCGGTGCGACGTAGCCCAAGACTACAAAAATTACAGCGAATGGCTACTCCAAGGCTTCAAAAGACACTGGAGGATCAAAAGCCTCTCGGTGGTTGTAAGAGAAAGAGATTATCTGATGGCCTTAAAGATCAAGTTAGCGAGAAGATGACTGAAGCGGGGTTTGTGGAAGACATTGTCTGTACAAGTGATCCGAGGACAGGTCATAACTCTGGTTGTCCTCCTCAAGTTGATGATTGGAATAAAAGCGCTGCAAACGTGAAAAGGACACTTAGAATTTTTAACAGGTTTTATCTTCGCTTTGTTCAG GAAGAGGATAAGAGGTGCAAGAAGCCTAAG AATGGGAATGCATCTGATGATTCTCTTAGGAGATGTTCAAAGCGACCTGATTTGAAAGCAATTTCCGAG ATGGTGAagtcaaataaaattttgtaccCTAAGAAAATAGGTCATCTACCGG GTATTAATGTTGGACATCAATTCTTTTCACGGGTTGAAATGGTGGCCGTAGGTCTTCATGGACTCTGGTTGAGTGGAATTGATTATATTGGAGAATCTTGTAAAATG AAGGAGTACAGGAACTTTACCTTGCCACTTGCTGTTTCAATTGTCTTGTCTGGCCAATATGAAGATGATGTTGATAATTCTGAAGAAGTTGTGTATACGGGTCAAGGTGGAAATGATTTGCTTGGAAATAAACGTCAAATCAAAGATCAAGTTATGTGTCGTGGTAATTTGGCTCTTAAG AACAGCATGGATCAAGATGTATCTGTTCGAGTGATCCGTGGACATAAATGTGCTAGTGGTAATATTCGCAAAGTTTACACATATGATGGTTTGTACAAG GTTGATCATTATTGGAAAGAGAGAGGTGTTGCTGGATTTATTGTTTTCAAGTACCGTTTAAAGCGAATTGAAGGACAGCCCAAATTGctcacaaatctg GTTAGTTTTGCTCGGCAGCAAGTCTCTAGAGGTCATTCTGAATCAGATGG ATTGGTGTGCAAGGACATCTGCGGTGGTCAGGAAAATTTATGTATTCCTGCTTCAAACGAAAATGATGTTCCTCCAGTTGCACCCTCAG GGTTTGAATATATCAAGTCTATCAAAGTTGCGCACAATGTAACTATGCCCCCAAATGCTCCTGGTTGCAATTGCAAAGGAAAATGTACCAATGCTGAGAAGTGTTATTGTGCTCGACTTAATGGCGGTGATTTCCCATATGTGCGCCAAGATGGTGGCAG ATTAGTTGAACCAAGGGATGTTGTGTACGAATGTGGTCCAAGATGTGGCTGTGGACCAAATTGTGTCAATCGTACTTCTCAGCAGGGAATGAAGTACCAACTTGAG GTCTATCGCACAGAGAATAAAGGCTGGGCAGTTAGGTCTAGGGACTTTATTCCTTCTGGTGCACCAGTTTGTGAATATGTTGGAATTCTCAGGAAAAATTGCGAATTAGACAGTGTCTCTGGGAATGACTATATATTTGATATTGATTGCTGGCAAACAATTAACGGGATAGGAGGAAGAGAGGTACCAATACA AGGCGATCATGTGATGCATCTACACGTTTAA